TGGAAAATGTAATAACCCAAACTTTCATGGTCATAATTATGAACTCATTGTTAGCATTACAGGAGAGATAGATGAAGAAACGGGTTATGTTATTGACATGAAAATCTTAAAAGATATTATTAAATCTGAAGTAGAAGACGCTTTCGATCATAAAAATTTGAATGTAGAAGTACCGGAATTTAAAGATTTAAATCCAACGGCTGAAAATATAGCTGTCGTAATCTACAATAAAGTGAAGCCAAAATTGGCTGCATATTTAGAATTGGAGATTACTCTTTTTGAAACACCTCGTAATTTTGTAACCTATTCAGGAAAATAAATGAACAATACCTTATACCCTCTCAAATTCAGCCCAATTTTAAAAGATAAAATCTGGGGCGGACAAAAATTAAAAACCATCCTAAATAAAGAAAGTGATTTGCCAAATATTGGTGAAAGTTGGGAAATTAGTGATGTAGAAGGAGATACATCCATAGTATCAAATGGCAGTTTAGCAGGACATTCGTTAAAAGAACTTTTAGAAACTTTTAAAGGCCATTTAATAGGAGATAAAAACTATAGGATATTTGGAAATAAATTCCCCTTGCTTATTAAATTTATTGATGCTCGAGAAGACCTATCAATACAATTACACCCTAATGATGAGTTAGCAGCTAAGAGACATAATTCTTTCGGAAAAACAGAAATGTGGTATACACTACAAGCTGATGAAGGCTCCAATTTAATTGTTGGCTTTAATCAAGACATGGCTCCGGAAAAATATTTAAGTCATTTAGAAGATAAAACACTTACCGATATTTTAAATTTTGATGAAGTAAAAGTTGGAGATACTTATTTTATTGAAGTTGGCCGTATTCATGCAATAGGAGCTGGGGTTATGGTAGCTGAAATACAACAAACAAGTGATATTACATATCGCGTTTACGATTGGGATCGCGTAGATGATGCTGGTAATGAAAGAGAATTACATAATGATTTAGCAATTGATGCATTCGATTTTAATATGCCTGATAATTTTAGAGTAACATATTCTAAAACAGAAAATCAATCTAATGAAATGGTGAGTTGTCCTTATTTTACAACGAGCTATTTAAAGGTCACTGAAACACTTAAAAAGAAAAATGAATACGATTCATTTGTAATCTATATGTGTGTGGAAGGCGATGCAGAGATTTTGGTTGACGGTATTTCTGAGTCTATTAAAAAAGGAGAAACAATATTACTTCCTGCAGCAATTATTGATTATGAAATTGCCGCTAAAAATGCTACACTATTGGAAGTTTATGTTTAATTTTGCAATCAAATAAAAATACAGATTATGGCAAATGTTAGAGACCTAAAAAAAGACATTAATTATGTTTTAGGTGATATTATTGAAGCAGTTTACGTTTGGGAATATGCAAACACAGACAAAGATACAAAGAAGAGTGAAGCAATTATTGATGAAGCAATTGCCGTTTTTGATGAATTAATAGCTAAAGTAAATGCTAAAGATGTAGATAATGCAAAAACGCATTTTAAAGCAATTAATGCTGAGCTAGAAACTAAAGGCAGAGCCTTAATTGAAAAAATCAATAAATTGGGATAAATTTTTTAACGGACGCCTTGTAAATATTAATTTAGATATTATATTTGCAACCGTTAAATAAGCCGATGTAGCTCAGCTGGCTAGAGCAGCTGATTTGTAATCAGCAGGTCGTGGGTTCGAGTCCCTCCATCGGCTCCAAAGAAGTTAATTGCGTAAAAGAAGTTAATGAATAGTTTTAAAGCTGTTTTTTGACTTGGGAGAAGAAGTTTATCCTGAGCGCAGTCGAAGGGAGTCCCTCCATCGGCTCTTTGTAAAAAAAAGACTGTCTTTTTAGACAGTCTTTTTTTTGAAGTAATAGCAACTTAAATTACAAACCATTATTACTTAAATAGGTTGTCAGCAAACGTTTATTATAATTAATTATGAGTTTTACTTAGCTTAACCCAATTCTTATCAGCGGTGTTTTTTAATTTACCATAATTGCTCTCCGCCAACCATAGCTGTTTAGCATCTAATTCTACATTATTTAAAAATAAAAAATACTTTCCGTCATGAACTAAAAACTTATTTGAGTCAATTCTAAACTTAGCTCCTGCATAAGTTCCAAATGCACAGAAGCCTCCGTATTGTGGTAAATACTTTGTTGGGTTTTTATCAAATGTTGATTTTTGTTCAGCTGATGTAAAATAGTATACTACTTTTTTGTGTTCAGATTTGTAATTTTTATTTCCTCTTTGAGCCAAGCCTAAGTCCAAATACGATACAGGGCTATAGCCTTTAAGTGCAATATTACTATTGTCAATATTGTTTGCCATTTTATCTTGAGAAAATAGATTAGTGGTTAATAAAATTGTGAATGCTATTAATGTTGTTTTTAAAATTTTCATCTTATATTTTTTTAATTGTTAATATTCGTTTTACTCTGCGTTAAAATATTCCTCATGGGTTACTTTTCCTTCATCATTCCAAATTCTACGAATGATTTCGTGCCAGTAAATTTTATTACCATCTTTCATGTCGAAATTGAATGTGAATTCGGATGCAGAAACATTTCCATCTACTATAGAATGATGATGGGTAATCTCATTTACTTTGTCAATTGCTCCAGCAAAACCTTCCATTTTTGTAATCATTTCTAGCTTTCCTTTTGTTCCACCATTTCCATAATCCGATGTGTTTGCATTGTCAGCAAAGAATTCTTTTAGGGCATCTACAATAGCACCTTGAGAAACTATTGTATCTATTTTTTGTACTTGTTCTTTAATATTCATTTTTTTTATTTTATGTGATTAATACACTGCAAAAATGGATGAAAATTAAAGTTTAGGTGCTACAAAAAAAGGACTAAGAATTGTACTTTTTTAATCGAAAAAAATTCTCCGAGGCTTTGCCTCGGTGTTTCCGTTGAACCTGCCTGCCGGCAGGATTGTCATTCCCGTTTTTACGGGAATCTAAATAACAAAATTTCGATTTTGACCATAAAGGTCGAAAACCTGTGCTCAACTTGATTGGGTATGAAACGAACGAGATCTGTGCTGAGCCTATCGGATACGCTCAAGACAGGCTAAAGCAAAGTATATCTCTATGACTCTGCCACGAGGATAGTTTATTTCGAGAAATTCTTTATTTTAAAATCGGTTGGAGTAGTTCCTGTGTAGTGTTTAAAAAACCTTGTAAAGTGATTAGACTCTTCAAAGCCTAGTCTTCTCGATATTGAAGATATAGTTTCTCCTTCAATAAGCATTAATTTGGCAGTGTTTATTAATTCTAACCTAATTAATTGACCTAAAGAAGTGCTCATTTTAGCTTGTACTTTGTTAGATAACGCTTTTATCGAAAGATTCATCTTATTAGCATAAAACCCAAGGGATCTTTCCTGCGTATGATATTTTTGAAGAAGTTCTATAATATTCTGGGAAAACAAATCACGATTTTCGAAATCAAAATGCTCTCTAAATTGCTTTGGTGTTTGACCTGTTGAATTTTTAAAAACACGATTAAAATAGGCATCATCTTTAAAGCCTAATTCATAAGATACCTCTTGAATATTCTTATTTGTAAACGCAACTTCCTTTAGACTTTCTTGAAGCCTTTTTGAGTTCATTAAATTCTT
The Flavivirga spongiicola genome window above contains:
- a CDS encoding YHS domain-containing (seleno)protein, translated to MKILKTTLIAFTILLTTNLFSQDKMANNIDNSNIALKGYSPVSYLDLGLAQRGNKNYKSEHKKVVYYFTSAEQKSTFDKNPTKYLPQYGGFCAFGTYAGAKFRIDSNKFLVHDGKYFLFLNNVELDAKQLWLAESNYGKLKNTADKNWVKLSKTHN
- a CDS encoding type I phosphomannose isomerase catalytic subunit; this encodes MNNTLYPLKFSPILKDKIWGGQKLKTILNKESDLPNIGESWEISDVEGDTSIVSNGSLAGHSLKELLETFKGHLIGDKNYRIFGNKFPLLIKFIDAREDLSIQLHPNDELAAKRHNSFGKTEMWYTLQADEGSNLIVGFNQDMAPEKYLSHLEDKTLTDILNFDEVKVGDTYFIEVGRIHAIGAGVMVAEIQQTSDITYRVYDWDRVDDAGNERELHNDLAIDAFDFNMPDNFRVTYSKTENQSNEMVSCPYFTTSYLKVTETLKKKNEYDSFVIYMCVEGDAEILVDGISESIKKGETILLPAAIIDYEIAAKNATLLEVYV
- a CDS encoding 6-pyruvoyl trahydropterin synthase family protein; amino-acid sequence: MRVTVSRKAHFNAAHRLYRKDWSFEKNDTIFGKCNNPNFHGHNYELIVSITGEIDEETGYVIDMKILKDIIKSEVEDAFDHKNLNVEVPEFKDLNPTAENIAVVIYNKVKPKLAAYLELEITLFETPRNFVTYSGK
- a CDS encoding nuclear transport factor 2-like protein; protein product: MNIKEQVQKIDTIVSQGAIVDALKEFFADNANTSDYGNGGTKGKLEMITKMEGFAGAIDKVNEITHHHSIVDGNVSASEFTFNFDMKDGNKIYWHEIIRRIWNDEGKVTHEEYFNAE